From Musa acuminata AAA Group cultivar baxijiao chromosome BXJ3-8, Cavendish_Baxijiao_AAA, whole genome shotgun sequence, one genomic window encodes:
- the LOC135645775 gene encoding ethylene receptor 2-like, with product MLRALFHGLLISSILLSASATGIGYSRCNCDGDSFWNVENIFRCQKASDFLIAAAYFSIPLELLYFATCSDLFPFKWIVFQFGAFIVLCGLTHLLNVFTYEQHSFLLMLSLTVSKFFTALVSFATAITLLTLIPQLLRVKVRENFLRLKARELNREVGMMKMQEEASWHVRMLTQEIRKSLDRHTILYTTMVELSKTLGLQNCVVWMPDENKKEMQLTHQLRQRSSSDLYSRSISIDDPDILEIKETKGVKILGTGSVLGSASSGGMLESGAVAATRMPMLKVSNFKGGTPEDVQASYALLVLVLPRDASRVWSHQELEIVEVVADQVAVALSHAAVLEESQLMREKLVRQNRDLLQARQNTVRASEARNKFQVAMSQGMRRPIHSILGLLSMMQQDKLSPEQRLIIDTIAKSSSVVSTLVNDVMEISTVNSERVSLVMRPFHLHSMIKEAITAARCLCDFRRFGFSFQVENEVPDQVVGDEKRIFHVILHMVGTVLNGCDEGSLMFRVMGYQGVSDKEDQAWVPWKSNFSDGYACVKFEVRLKGSETDKLSSSTVQSSRVPDSQGLEMGLTFRMFKRLVQMMQGNIWEAKTLQGQSESITLALQFQLQRLMAMPEARGSFELHSTSATPNFKGLRVLLADSDGINRAVTRKLLEKLGCHVSSVASGIQCLNSYGAPVTPFQLIMLDLHMPQTDAFEVATRIRKFRSRSWPLIVGLTASADGDIWEKCLQSGMNGLIRKPVTLQSMGDELYRVLQNS from the exons ATGTTAAGAGCATTGTTCCATGGGCTTCTAATCTCTTCCATTCTATTGTCTGCATCTGCAACTGGGATCGGTTACTCACGATGCAACTGCGATGGGGACAGCTTTTGGAATGTTGAGAACATTTTCCGGTGCCAGAAGGCGAGCGATTTCTTGATTGCTGCTGCCTACTTCTCCATCCCCCTCGAGCTCTTGTACTTTGCCACATGCTCCGACCTCTTCCCCTTCAAATGGATCGTCTTCCAGTTCGGCGCCTTTATAGTCCTGTGTGGACTGACACACTTGCTAAATGTGTTCACTTACGAGCAACATTCGTTTCTCCTGATGCTGAGCTTGACCGTTTCCAAATTCTTCACTGCCCTCGTGTCTTTTGCCACAGCAATAACCCTCTTGACCTTGATCCCTCAGCTCTTGCGAGTGAAGGTGAGGGAGAATTTCTTGAGACTAAAAGCTCGGGAACTGAACAGGGAGGTCGGCATGATGAAGATGCAGGAAGAGGCCAGTTGGCATGTAAGAATGCTGACTCAAGAAATCCGCAAGTCACTTGACAGGCATACTATCTTATACACCACTATGGTCGAACTGTCAAAAACATTGGGCCTGCAAAACTGTGTAGTGTGGATGCCTGATGAGAATAAGAAGGAGATGCAACTAACTCATCAGCTAAGGCAGAGGAGCTCCTCGGATTTGTACAGCCGTTCTATTTCTATTGACGACCCTGATATATTAGAAATCAAAGAAACCAAGGGTGTGAAGATACTTGGTACTGGCTCCGTGCTCGGGTCTGCAAGTAGCGGAGGTATGCTTGAGTCAGGAGCTGTGGCCGCAACACGGATGCCGATGCTAAAGGTTTCCAATTTCAAAGGTGGAACACCagaagatgtgcaagcaagctatgcgTTACTGGTTTTAGTCCTCCCTAGGGATGCTTCAAGGGTTTGGAGCCATCAGGAACTAGAGATTGTGGAGGTTGTTGCAGATCAGGTCGCTGTTGCCCTCTCCCATGCTGCAGTTTTAGAGGAATCACAATTGATGAGGGAGAAGTTGGTGCGACAGAATCGAGATCTGCTTCAGGCGAGACAGAACACTGTGAGGGCAAGTGAAGCAAGGAACAAGTTCCAAGTTGCCATGAGTCAGGGAATGAGAAGACCCATTCATTCCATCTTGGGTTTGTTGTCGATGATGCAACAAGACAAATTAAGTCCCGAACAAAGGCTCATCATAGATACTATCGCAAAAAGTAGCAGTGTGGTTTCGACATTGGTCAATGATGTGATGGAAATTTCTACTGTAAACAGTGAGCGAGTGTCCTTGGTAATGAGACCTTTTCACTTGCATTCTATGATCAAGGAAGCCATTACTGCTGCAAGATGTCTTTGCGATTTTAGACGATTTGGTTTCAGTTTCCAGGTAGAAAATGAAGTGCCTGATCAGGTTGTTGGTGATGAGAAGCGAATTTTTCATGTGATACTGCATATGGTTGGTACTGTTTTAAATGGGTGTGATGAAGGTTCTCTGATGTTCCGGGTTATGGGCTATCAAGGGGTCAGTGACAAAGAAGATCAGGCATGGGTCCCATGGAAATCAAACTTTTCTGATGGGTATGCTTGTGTGAAGTTTGAGGTCAGGTTAAAAGGATCAGAAACCGATAAATTGAGTTCATCGACAGTTCAGTCTTCTCGGGTACCAGATTCTCAAGGTTTGGAGATGGGCCTTACCTTTCGAATGTTCAAGAGGCTTGTGCAG ATGATGCAGGGAAATATCTGGGAAGCTAAAACCCTGCAAGGCCAGTCAGAAAGTATAACACTTGCTCTTCAATTCCAATTACAACGGTTGATGGCAATGCCTGAGGCCAGAGGATCTTTTGAGCTGCATTCTACATCTGCCACCCCCAACTTCAAAGGCCTCAGAGTTCTGCTAGCTGATAGTGATGGCATCAACAGGGCCGTTACTCGCAAGCTCCTCGAGAAACTGGGTTGCCATGTCTCATCTGTTGCCTCTGGAATTCAGTGCCTGAACTCATATGGTGCCCCAGTTACACCATTCCAACTCATAATGTTGGACCTTCACATGCCCCAAACGGATGCGTTTGAGGTGGCGACGAGGATTAGGAAGTTTAGAAGCAGGTCTTGGCCTTTGATTGTAGGTTTAACAGCAAGTGCTGACGGCGATATATGGGAGAAGTGCTTGCAGTCCGGGATGAATGGTTTAATTAGAAAACCTGTAACATTACAGTCAATGGGAGATGAGCTTTATAGGGTCCTTCAGAACTCATAG
- the LOC103994520 gene encoding uncharacterized protein LOC103994520 produces MVAEPWINKMRTSVAAAKRKKKNDGSNPSPSAATVGILSFEVASAMSRAISLYRSLSESEMAKFRSQTLASHGVRHLVSTDEPLLLSLALAEMLDDLNGVAAVASRMGRRCSHPALVGFEHVYSDLLAGRIDPSRLGFLSKDMDGTIRKMERFVSATAALYAELEVLTELEHAAKKLHQNPVHDESRRAFDQKIEWHRQDIKHLRESSLWNQVYDKVVLLLARAVCTIHSRICLVFGETISSLDSLVADQRCQLSEQIINSVHHPIHSGSLRSGSIDGKSDQIPKVASDAFTDVNFRRAEGLRFHCGASPGRLFMECLSLGSSALLKEGNDKFENESRISRPASGPLVPFSGQVTQDMSGKRSKLGPISKLTMLASPSTVGGSALALHYANIIIIIEKLLKHPHLVGEDARDDLYQMLPSSLRAGLRKSLKSYVKNLAIYDAPLAHDWKEALDKILSWLSPMAYEMIRWQTERNFEQQQIISRANLLLLQTLYFADREKTEVAICELLVGLNYICRYEQQRNALLDCTSSLDFDDCMDWHMQYIS; encoded by the coding sequence ATGGTGGCGGAGCCCTGGATTAACAAGATGCGGACTTCCGTCGCCGCCgccaagagaaagaagaagaatgacGGCTCAAATCCGTCGCCTTCCGCCGCCACCGTTGGGATACTCTCCTTCGAGGTCGCCAGCGCCATGTCGCGCGCCATCAGCCTATACCGCTCCCTTTCCGAATCTGAGATGGCCAAGTTCCGTTCCCAGACCCTCGCCTCCCACGGCGTCCGCCACCTCGTCTCCACCGACGAACCCTTGCTTCTGTCCCTCGCCCTCGCCGAGATGCTGGACGACCTCAACGGCGTTGCTGCCGTCGCCTCTCGCATGGGCCGCCGGTGCTCCCACCCGGCCCTCGTCGGCTTCGAGCACGTCTACTCCGACCTCCTTGCCGGCCGAATCGACCCTTCCCGACTCGGCTTCCTCTCCAAGGACATGGATGGCACTATCCGGAAGATGGAGCGCTTTGTCTCCGCCACCGCAGCGCTCTATGCCGAGTTGGAGGTCCTCACGGAGCTAGAGCATGCTGCCAAGAAGCTCCACCAAAACCCAGTCCACGATGAGAGCCGACGGGCCTTTGACCAGAAGATCGAGTGGCACCGCCAAGACATCAAGCACCTACGCGAATCTTCCCTTTGGAACCAGGTTTACGACAAGGTCGTCCTCCTCCTTGCCCGAGCTGTCTGCACCATTCATTCCCGGATATGCCTGGTGTTTGGGGAGACAATTAGCAGCTTGGATAGCCTAGTTGCTGATCAACGTTGTCAGCTTTCGGAGCAAATCATTAATTCAGTTCATCACCCAATTCATTCAGGGTCCCTAAGATCAGGTTCTATAGATGGCAAGTCCGATCAGATTCCTAAGGTAGCTTCTGATGCTTTTACTGATGTGAATTTCCGGAGGGCGGAGGGCCTCCGATTCCATTGTGGGGCAAGTCCCGGTAGGCTTTTCATGGAGTGCCTCAGCTTAGGCAGCTCTGCTTTATTAAAAGAGGGCAATGACAAATTCGAGAATGAGAGCCGCATCAGTCGTCCTGCATCTGGTCCTTTAGTTCCATTTAGTGGTCAAGTAACACAGGACATGAGTGGCAAGAGATCAAAACTTGGACCAATTAGTAAGCTTACGATGCTCGCCTCACCCTCCACGGTGGGTGGTTCAGCTCTTGCATTGCATTATGCAAatatcataatcatcatagagAAGTTACTGAAGCATCCGCATCTGGTCGGGGAGGATGCAAGAGATGACCTATACCAGATGTTGCCCTCAAGCTTAAGGGCAGGTCTCAGAAAGAGTCTCAAGTCATATGTGAAGAATCTAGCTATTTATGATGCGCCACTTGCACATGATTGGAAGGAAGCGCTTGATAAGATTTTGAGCTGGCTTTCACCAATGGCTTATGAGATGATACGTTGGCAGACCGAACGGAACTTCGAGCAACAGCAAATTATATCGAGGGCAAATCTTCTGCTGCTTCAAACTTTATATTTTGCTGACAGGGAGAAGACAGAGGTAGCTATTTGTGAGCTTCTGGTAGGGTTGAATTACATTTGCCGGTATGAACAGCAGCGAAATGCTTTGTTGGATTGTACTAGTAGTTTGGACTTTGATGATTGTATGGATTGGCATATGCAATACATATCTTAG